One genomic segment of Musa acuminata AAA Group cultivar baxijiao chromosome BXJ3-3, Cavendish_Baxijiao_AAA, whole genome shotgun sequence includes these proteins:
- the LOC135633955 gene encoding uncharacterized protein LOC135633955, translated as MENADQTVRRRISRIHDHVAASAASDEAFPPSPHLFPMNCSGTLSTLIQRRDNRLLFARQTPASRGRFMQQVEISQDTGSGGSQPNTLPNCFRSGGSASFQNPGEPLFSRKTMFDSTAPSSRTETPMKQGTMFSSYEAPLFARENSGRIEKQQLRCGGRRSCRGIEWSPRMDVTESGPKYVVTVELPGVRATDVQVEVDDDSLRIMGKRLVSQWRVANGCEGWKPTYHQREILEGPYRVAWRLPKDVNKDGVSAELMDGFLRVTLPKL; from the exons ATGGAGAACGCCGATCAGACGGTGAGGCGGAGGATCAGCAGGATCCATGACCACGTGGCTGCTTCTGCCGCGTCCGATGAAGCCTTTCCACCCTCCCCCCACCTCTTCCCCATG AACTGCAGCGGTACTCTCAGCACTCTGATACAGAGGCGTGACAACAGACTGCTATTTGCACGGCAAACTCCTGCCTCTCGTGGTCGCTTCATGCAACAAGTCGAAATAAGTCAG GATACTGGATCCGGTGGTTCTCAGCCTAACACGCTTCCTAATTGTTTTCGTTCTGGAGGCAGTGCTTCTTTCCAGAATCCTGGAGAACCCTTATTCTCCAGAAAGACCATGTTTGATTCTACCGCACCATCATCGAGAACTGAGACGCCCATGAAACAAGGTACCATGTTTTCTTCGTATGAGGCTCCATTGTTCGCCAGAGAAAATAGTGGAAGGATCGAAAAGCAGCAGCTTCGTTGCGGCGGAAGACGGTCTTGTAGAG GCATCGAGTGGTCTCCTCGAATGGATGTGACAGAATCTGGGCCAAAATATGTTGTGACGGTGGAACTTCCTGGTGTCCGCGCCACTGACGTTCAGGTGGAGGTGGACGATGACAG CTTGAGGATCATGGGAAAACGCCTGGTGAGCCAGTGGAGGGTGGCCAATGGTTGTGAGGGTTGGAAACCAACCTACCATCAAAGGGAGATCTTAGAGGGCCCGTACCGAGTTGCTTGGCGTCTTCCCAAAGATGTGAACAAGGATGGTGTTTCAGCTGAACTCAT GGATGGCTTTCTTCGAGTCACTCTTCCTAAGTTGTAA
- the LOC135633954 gene encoding serine/threonine-protein phosphatase 7-like, with protein sequence MGEPSVPCPHIALSWPPDGSVTLEWIRRLTAILDWSSRNLPPSDLPTLLPSPVLLRILLAASDVLHKEPNCVRVQADDDLSGVVVVGDVHGQLHDVLFLLEDAGFPGEDRLFVFNGDYVDRGAWGLETFVLLLAWKVFLPHRVFLLRGNHESKYCTSVYGFENEVMVKYGDQGKQVYRKCLRCFEGLPLASIIADCIYTAHGGLFRSMNITPSKRSKGKKGQKIVTNSNTSSLKLGSLEELSKARRTVLDPPWEGSNLIPGDVLWSDPSLGLGLSPNEERGIGLLWGPDCTEEFLKKNQFKLIIRSHEGPDARVKRHNLTGMDAGYTIDHDVESGKLITLFSAPDYPQFQASKERYNNRGAYIVLQPPDFSTPFFHTFEAIKPRPQVSAYYDYEEVIDSDEELDLKSMNNGSSTEGVASGQTD encoded by the exons ATGGGAGAGCCCTCGGTTCCTTGCCCCCACATCGCTCTTTCTTGGCCTCCGGATGGCTCTGTAACGCTCGAATGGATCCGACGTCTGACGGCCATCCTCGATTGGTCCTCGCGCAACCTCCCGCCCTCCGATCTCCCCACACTCCTTCCCTCTCCTGTCCTCCTTCGTATCCTTCTTGCCGCCTCCGACGTCCTTCACAAAGAGCCCAATTGTGTGAGAGTTCAAGCCGATGACGACCTCAGCGGCGTTGTTGTTGTTGGGGATGTTCATGGACAGCTCCACGATGTCTTGTTCCTGTTGGAGGACGCAGGTTTCCCAGGAGAGGATCGGCTGTTCGTCTTCAACGGTGACTATGTGGATCGAGGCGCGTGGGGGCTTGAGACCTTTGTTCTTCTGCTTGCATGGAAG GTTTTTTTGCCACATCGAGTGTTTCTTCTCCGTGGCAATCATGAGTCCAAATATTGCACTTCGGTGTATGGATTTGAAAACGAAGTAATGGTTAAGTATGGAGACCAAGGCAAGCAAGTTTACAGGAAATGCTTAAGGTGTTTCGAAGGTCTTCCCTTAGCCTCTATCATAGCAGATTGCATATATACAGCTCATGGAGGACTTTTTCGCAGCATGAATATTACTCcatcaaagagatcaaaagggaaaaaagGTCAAAAGATAGTCACTAATTCTAATACAAGCTCTTTAAAGCTAGGTTCCTTGGAAGAGCTATCAAAAGCAAGACGAACCGTGCTTGACCCCCCATGGGAAGGATCAAACCTGATTCCTGGTGATGTACTGTGGTCTGATCCATCATTAGGTTTGGGTCTTTCTCCAAACGAAGAGAGGGGCATTGGTTTACTATGGGGTCCTGATTGCACTGAAGAATTCCTCAAGAAAAATCAGTTCAAG TTGATTATCAGGTCACATGAAGGCCCTGATGCAAGGGTTAAACGGCATAATCTCACTGGGATGGATGCAGGGTATACAATTGATCACGACGTGGAATCTGGAAAGCTGATTACTCTGTTTAGTGCTCCAGATTATCCCCAATTTCAG GCCAGTAAGGAGCGATACAACAACCGGGGTGCATATATTGTGCTGCAGCCACCAGATTTTTCTACGCCTTTTTTCCATACTTTTGAAGCCATAAAACCAAGACCTCAG GTGAGTGCCTACTACGACTACGAAGAAGTAATCGACTCGGACGAAGAGTTGGATTTGAAATCCATGAACAATGGCTCCTCGACTGAAGGTGTGGCTTCTGGCCAGACAGATTAG
- the LOC135633952 gene encoding protein PIN-LIKES 3-like isoform X2 → MFISLFGLQSRRKADDMGLLKLFVTASVPVLNVLLVTGVGSFLATGQVGILCHEARKHLNNVVFYVFNPALVSTNLSRTITMESLVLLWFMPINILLTFIIGLAFGWVVIQITNAPSHLKGLVLGCCAAGNLGNMLLIIVPAICKERGSPFGASDVCTTYGLAYASLSMAIGAIFLWSFVYNIVRISSGATEGKATSYSDTQEQQIIQETEKLVPQSCLDRTLPIEHTYLPGDECVLTMSASEIPQNELKVSFSDKARQLLSNILKIIDLKKLFAPSTIGVIIGFIIGVVPQIRKAVIGETAPLRVIQDSADLLGEGAIPTLTLIMGGNLIKGLRGSGIRFSLILGVVIVRYIMLPLVGILVVKGAINLGLLHQDPLYHFILLLQYALPPAMNIGTITQLFGAGESECSVIFLWTYSLASVSLTLWSTYFMWLVSTD, encoded by the exons ATGTTTATTTCTCTTTTTGGTTTGCAG AGTCGTAGGAAAGCAGATGATATGGGTCTTCTGAAACTTTTTGTTACAGCATCTGTGCCGGTTCTGAATGTGCTTCTGGTGACTGGTGTTGGGTCATTTCTTGCAACAGGTCAAGTTGGCATTTTATGTCATGAAGCAAGGAAACATCTGAACAAT GTTGTGTTTTACGTGTTTAATCCAGCTCTTGTATCAACCAACTTATCTAGGACAATTACAATGGAAAGCTTGGTCTTATT GTGGTTTATGCCAATCAACATACTTCTGACTTTCATCATTGGTTTGGCATTCGGATGGGTTGTAATCCAAATAACAAATGCTCCATCCCATTTAAAGGGACTAGTTCTGGGATGCTGTGCTGCTG GCAATTTAGGAAATATGCTTCTCATCATTGTCCCTGCCATTTGTAAAGAACGAGGTAGCCCATTTGGAGCTTCAGATGTTTGTACTACTTATGGGTTAGCATATGCTTCTCTTTCAATGGCT ATAGGTGCTATCTTTCTGTGGTCTTTTGTATACAATATAGTGAGGATATCTTCAGGTGCTACAGAGGGCAAAGCTACTTCATATAGCGACACACAGGAGCAACAGATTATACAAGAAACTGAGAAGTTGGTCCCTCAAAGCTGTTTAGATAGGACGCTTCCAATAGAACACACATACTTACCTGGAGATGAATGTGTTTTGACTATGTCTGCCTCCGAGATACCTCAGAATGAATTGAAG GTGTCATTCTCGGATAAAGCAAGGCAGCTGctgtcaaatattttgaaaattattGACTTAAAAAAGCTTTTTGCGCCATCAACTATTGGTGTG ATCATTGGATTTATAATTGGAGTAGTTCCTCAGATTAGGAAAGCAGTCATTGGTGAGACTGCTCCTCTTCGAGTGATTCAAGACTCGGCTGATTTGTTGGG CGAAGGCGCGATTCCAACTTTGACCTTAATAATGGGAGGAAATCTCATTAAAG GTTTACGAGGTTCAGGCATTCGATTTTCGCTCATTCTTGGAGTCGTAATAGTTCGTTATATCATGTTGCCACTAGTAGGCATATTAGTAGTCAAAGGGGCAATTAACTTGGGTCTGCTGCatcaagaccctttatatcacttCATTCTTCTCCTGCAATATGCACTTCCACCAGCAATGAACATAG GCACTATAACTCAATTGTTTGGGGCTGGTGAAAGTGAATGCTCGGTTATTTTTCTCTGGACATATTCCCTGGCTTCAGTTTCACTCACCTTGTGGTCAACTTATTTCATGTGGCTTGTGTCCACCGACTGA
- the LOC135633952 gene encoding protein PIN-LIKES 3-like isoform X1 translates to MFISLFGLQSRRKADDMGLLKLFVTASVPVLNVLLVTGVGSFLATGQVGILCHEARKHLNNVVFYVFNPALVSTNLSRTITMESLVLLWFMPINILLTFIIGLAFGWVVIQITNAPSHLKGLVLGCCAAGNLGNMLLIIVPAICKERGSPFGASDVCTTYGLAYASLSMAIGAIFLWSFVYNIVRISSGATEGKATSYSDTQEQQIIQETEKLVPQSCLDRTLPIEHTYLPGDECVLTMSASEIPQNELKFQVSFSDKARQLLSNILKIIDLKKLFAPSTIGVIIGFIIGVVPQIRKAVIGETAPLRVIQDSADLLGEGAIPTLTLIMGGNLIKGLRGSGIRFSLILGVVIVRYIMLPLVGILVVKGAINLGLLHQDPLYHFILLLQYALPPAMNIGTITQLFGAGESECSVIFLWTYSLASVSLTLWSTYFMWLVSTD, encoded by the exons ATGTTTATTTCTCTTTTTGGTTTGCAG AGTCGTAGGAAAGCAGATGATATGGGTCTTCTGAAACTTTTTGTTACAGCATCTGTGCCGGTTCTGAATGTGCTTCTGGTGACTGGTGTTGGGTCATTTCTTGCAACAGGTCAAGTTGGCATTTTATGTCATGAAGCAAGGAAACATCTGAACAAT GTTGTGTTTTACGTGTTTAATCCAGCTCTTGTATCAACCAACTTATCTAGGACAATTACAATGGAAAGCTTGGTCTTATT GTGGTTTATGCCAATCAACATACTTCTGACTTTCATCATTGGTTTGGCATTCGGATGGGTTGTAATCCAAATAACAAATGCTCCATCCCATTTAAAGGGACTAGTTCTGGGATGCTGTGCTGCTG GCAATTTAGGAAATATGCTTCTCATCATTGTCCCTGCCATTTGTAAAGAACGAGGTAGCCCATTTGGAGCTTCAGATGTTTGTACTACTTATGGGTTAGCATATGCTTCTCTTTCAATGGCT ATAGGTGCTATCTTTCTGTGGTCTTTTGTATACAATATAGTGAGGATATCTTCAGGTGCTACAGAGGGCAAAGCTACTTCATATAGCGACACACAGGAGCAACAGATTATACAAGAAACTGAGAAGTTGGTCCCTCAAAGCTGTTTAGATAGGACGCTTCCAATAGAACACACATACTTACCTGGAGATGAATGTGTTTTGACTATGTCTGCCTCCGAGATACCTCAGAATGAATTGAAG TTTCAGGTGTCATTCTCGGATAAAGCAAGGCAGCTGctgtcaaatattttgaaaattattGACTTAAAAAAGCTTTTTGCGCCATCAACTATTGGTGTG ATCATTGGATTTATAATTGGAGTAGTTCCTCAGATTAGGAAAGCAGTCATTGGTGAGACTGCTCCTCTTCGAGTGATTCAAGACTCGGCTGATTTGTTGGG CGAAGGCGCGATTCCAACTTTGACCTTAATAATGGGAGGAAATCTCATTAAAG GTTTACGAGGTTCAGGCATTCGATTTTCGCTCATTCTTGGAGTCGTAATAGTTCGTTATATCATGTTGCCACTAGTAGGCATATTAGTAGTCAAAGGGGCAATTAACTTGGGTCTGCTGCatcaagaccctttatatcacttCATTCTTCTCCTGCAATATGCACTTCCACCAGCAATGAACATAG GCACTATAACTCAATTGTTTGGGGCTGGTGAAAGTGAATGCTCGGTTATTTTTCTCTGGACATATTCCCTGGCTTCAGTTTCACTCACCTTGTGGTCAACTTATTTCATGTGGCTTGTGTCCACCGACTGA
- the LOC135633952 gene encoding protein PIN-LIKES 3-like isoform X4, translated as MGLLKLFVTASVPVLNVLLVTGVGSFLATGQVGILCHEARKHLNNVVFYVFNPALVSTNLSRTITMESLVLLWFMPINILLTFIIGLAFGWVVIQITNAPSHLKGLVLGCCAAGNLGNMLLIIVPAICKERGSPFGASDVCTTYGLAYASLSMAIGAIFLWSFVYNIVRISSGATEGKATSYSDTQEQQIIQETEKLVPQSCLDRTLPIEHTYLPGDECVLTMSASEIPQNELKVSFSDKARQLLSNILKIIDLKKLFAPSTIGVIIGFIIGVVPQIRKAVIGETAPLRVIQDSADLLGEGAIPTLTLIMGGNLIKGLRGSGIRFSLILGVVIVRYIMLPLVGILVVKGAINLGLLHQDPLYHFILLLQYALPPAMNIGTITQLFGAGESECSVIFLWTYSLASVSLTLWSTYFMWLVSTD; from the exons ATGGGTCTTCTGAAACTTTTTGTTACAGCATCTGTGCCGGTTCTGAATGTGCTTCTGGTGACTGGTGTTGGGTCATTTCTTGCAACAGGTCAAGTTGGCATTTTATGTCATGAAGCAAGGAAACATCTGAACAAT GTTGTGTTTTACGTGTTTAATCCAGCTCTTGTATCAACCAACTTATCTAGGACAATTACAATGGAAAGCTTGGTCTTATT GTGGTTTATGCCAATCAACATACTTCTGACTTTCATCATTGGTTTGGCATTCGGATGGGTTGTAATCCAAATAACAAATGCTCCATCCCATTTAAAGGGACTAGTTCTGGGATGCTGTGCTGCTG GCAATTTAGGAAATATGCTTCTCATCATTGTCCCTGCCATTTGTAAAGAACGAGGTAGCCCATTTGGAGCTTCAGATGTTTGTACTACTTATGGGTTAGCATATGCTTCTCTTTCAATGGCT ATAGGTGCTATCTTTCTGTGGTCTTTTGTATACAATATAGTGAGGATATCTTCAGGTGCTACAGAGGGCAAAGCTACTTCATATAGCGACACACAGGAGCAACAGATTATACAAGAAACTGAGAAGTTGGTCCCTCAAAGCTGTTTAGATAGGACGCTTCCAATAGAACACACATACTTACCTGGAGATGAATGTGTTTTGACTATGTCTGCCTCCGAGATACCTCAGAATGAATTGAAG GTGTCATTCTCGGATAAAGCAAGGCAGCTGctgtcaaatattttgaaaattattGACTTAAAAAAGCTTTTTGCGCCATCAACTATTGGTGTG ATCATTGGATTTATAATTGGAGTAGTTCCTCAGATTAGGAAAGCAGTCATTGGTGAGACTGCTCCTCTTCGAGTGATTCAAGACTCGGCTGATTTGTTGGG CGAAGGCGCGATTCCAACTTTGACCTTAATAATGGGAGGAAATCTCATTAAAG GTTTACGAGGTTCAGGCATTCGATTTTCGCTCATTCTTGGAGTCGTAATAGTTCGTTATATCATGTTGCCACTAGTAGGCATATTAGTAGTCAAAGGGGCAATTAACTTGGGTCTGCTGCatcaagaccctttatatcacttCATTCTTCTCCTGCAATATGCACTTCCACCAGCAATGAACATAG GCACTATAACTCAATTGTTTGGGGCTGGTGAAAGTGAATGCTCGGTTATTTTTCTCTGGACATATTCCCTGGCTTCAGTTTCACTCACCTTGTGGTCAACTTATTTCATGTGGCTTGTGTCCACCGACTGA
- the LOC135633952 gene encoding protein PIN-LIKES 3-like isoform X3, which translates to MGLLKLFVTASVPVLNVLLVTGVGSFLATGQVGILCHEARKHLNNVVFYVFNPALVSTNLSRTITMESLVLLWFMPINILLTFIIGLAFGWVVIQITNAPSHLKGLVLGCCAAGNLGNMLLIIVPAICKERGSPFGASDVCTTYGLAYASLSMAIGAIFLWSFVYNIVRISSGATEGKATSYSDTQEQQIIQETEKLVPQSCLDRTLPIEHTYLPGDECVLTMSASEIPQNELKFQVSFSDKARQLLSNILKIIDLKKLFAPSTIGVIIGFIIGVVPQIRKAVIGETAPLRVIQDSADLLGEGAIPTLTLIMGGNLIKGLRGSGIRFSLILGVVIVRYIMLPLVGILVVKGAINLGLLHQDPLYHFILLLQYALPPAMNIGTITQLFGAGESECSVIFLWTYSLASVSLTLWSTYFMWLVSTD; encoded by the exons ATGGGTCTTCTGAAACTTTTTGTTACAGCATCTGTGCCGGTTCTGAATGTGCTTCTGGTGACTGGTGTTGGGTCATTTCTTGCAACAGGTCAAGTTGGCATTTTATGTCATGAAGCAAGGAAACATCTGAACAAT GTTGTGTTTTACGTGTTTAATCCAGCTCTTGTATCAACCAACTTATCTAGGACAATTACAATGGAAAGCTTGGTCTTATT GTGGTTTATGCCAATCAACATACTTCTGACTTTCATCATTGGTTTGGCATTCGGATGGGTTGTAATCCAAATAACAAATGCTCCATCCCATTTAAAGGGACTAGTTCTGGGATGCTGTGCTGCTG GCAATTTAGGAAATATGCTTCTCATCATTGTCCCTGCCATTTGTAAAGAACGAGGTAGCCCATTTGGAGCTTCAGATGTTTGTACTACTTATGGGTTAGCATATGCTTCTCTTTCAATGGCT ATAGGTGCTATCTTTCTGTGGTCTTTTGTATACAATATAGTGAGGATATCTTCAGGTGCTACAGAGGGCAAAGCTACTTCATATAGCGACACACAGGAGCAACAGATTATACAAGAAACTGAGAAGTTGGTCCCTCAAAGCTGTTTAGATAGGACGCTTCCAATAGAACACACATACTTACCTGGAGATGAATGTGTTTTGACTATGTCTGCCTCCGAGATACCTCAGAATGAATTGAAG TTTCAGGTGTCATTCTCGGATAAAGCAAGGCAGCTGctgtcaaatattttgaaaattattGACTTAAAAAAGCTTTTTGCGCCATCAACTATTGGTGTG ATCATTGGATTTATAATTGGAGTAGTTCCTCAGATTAGGAAAGCAGTCATTGGTGAGACTGCTCCTCTTCGAGTGATTCAAGACTCGGCTGATTTGTTGGG CGAAGGCGCGATTCCAACTTTGACCTTAATAATGGGAGGAAATCTCATTAAAG GTTTACGAGGTTCAGGCATTCGATTTTCGCTCATTCTTGGAGTCGTAATAGTTCGTTATATCATGTTGCCACTAGTAGGCATATTAGTAGTCAAAGGGGCAATTAACTTGGGTCTGCTGCatcaagaccctttatatcacttCATTCTTCTCCTGCAATATGCACTTCCACCAGCAATGAACATAG GCACTATAACTCAATTGTTTGGGGCTGGTGAAAGTGAATGCTCGGTTATTTTTCTCTGGACATATTCCCTGGCTTCAGTTTCACTCACCTTGTGGTCAACTTATTTCATGTGGCTTGTGTCCACCGACTGA
- the LOC135633177 gene encoding cyclin-dependent kinase B2-1-like, with protein sequence MVTATIQQPQQSRAMDAFEKLEKVGEGTYGKVYKAREKATGKIVALKKTRLPEDDEGVPPTTLREVSLLRMLSVDPHIVRLLDLKQGQNKEGQTILYLVFEYMDTDLKKYIRSFRQVHEMIPPKTVKILMYQLCKGLAFCHGRGVLHRDLKPHNLLMDRKSMMLKIADLGLSRAFTIPLKKYTHEILTLWYRAPEVLLGATHYSTPVDMWSVGCIFAELVTTQALFPGDSELQQLLHIFRLLGTPNEEVWPGVSRLTNWHEYPQWSPKSLSSAVPTLEANGLDLLSKMLQYEPSKRISAKKAMEHPYFDDVNKASY encoded by the exons ATGGTGACAGCGACGATCCAGCAGCCACAGCAGAGCCGGGCGATGGATGCGTTCGAGAAGCTGGAGAAGGTCGGCGAAGGAACGTACGGGAAGGTGTACAAGGCTAGGGAGAAGGCCACCGGCAAGATCGTCGCCCTCAAGAAGACCCGCCTGCCCGAGGACGACGAGGGCGTCCCCCCCACTACCCTCCGCGAGGTCTCCCTCCTCCGCATGCTGTCCGTCGATCCCCACATCGTCAG ACTGCTGGATCTCAAGCAAGGTCAGAACAAAGAAGGACAGACCATTCTGTATTTGGTATTTGAGTACATGGACACTGATCTAAAGAAGTACATCAGAAGCTTCCGCCAGGTTCATGAGATGATCCCGCCCAAAACTGTCAAG ATTTTGATGTATCAACTCTGCAAAGGACTTGCTTTCTGTCATGGCCGCGGTGTGCTGCACAG AGATCTGAAGCCTCACAATCTTTTAATGGATCGGAAGAGTATGATGCTAAAAATTGCAGATCTTGGACTGAGTCGAGCTTTCACTATTCCCCTCAAGAAGTATACGCATGAG ATCCTGACTCTCTGGTATCGAGCTCCGGAAGTGCTCCTTGGGGCCACACATTATTCAACACCAGTCGATATGTGGTCAGTTGGCTGTATATTTG CTGAACTAGTTACCACCCAAGCACTCTTTCCTGGCGACTCTGAACTGCAGCAGCTGCTCCACATCTTCAG GTTGCTTGGTACTCCGAATGAAGAAGTTTGGCCCGGAGTAAGCAGATTAACGAACTGGCACGAGTATCCACAGTGGAGCCCCAAGAGCCTGTCATCAGCCGTGCCTACTCTGGAAGCCAATGGGTTAGACTTGCTTTCG AAGATGCTGCAGTACGAGCCTTCCAAGCGGATTTCAGCAAAGAAAGCTATGGAGCACCCGTACTTCGACGATGTAAATAAGGCTAGTTACTGA